A genomic stretch from Clostridia bacterium includes:
- a CDS encoding DegV family protein, with protein sequence MADYIVATASTADLPREFLEEHDVPFISYTYIMNEELYEDDCREETKSEVYKKMRSGVGLTTSMINTYSYIEFFEKLMETGKDVIFLDMSQKLSTSYISAAEATEHIQKKYPNQRFYNVDTRCVSGGLGLLVFKVIELRDAGKSFDETIEWIEANKLKVIHRFTVDDLEYLKRGGRVSNAAALIGSMLSIKPVLYVPDDGSLTVGSKARGRKIALNRILESMKGDLKEPDGQTILINHADCLADAEFMKAKVLELFPTVKEVKICGLGVIIGAHCGPGLFTIFYMGSDRHA encoded by the coding sequence ATGGCTGATTACATAGTTGCCACAGCATCAACGGCCGATCTGCCGAGAGAGTTTTTAGAGGAGCACGACGTTCCCTTTATAAGCTACACCTATATAATGAACGAGGAATTATACGAGGACGACTGCCGCGAGGAGACGAAAAGCGAGGTCTACAAAAAAATGCGTTCCGGCGTGGGACTTACTACCTCGATGATAAATACATATTCGTATATCGAATTTTTTGAAAAGCTCATGGAAACGGGAAAAGACGTTATCTTCCTCGATATGTCGCAAAAGCTCTCCACTTCGTATATAAGCGCGGCGGAGGCGACCGAGCATATCCAAAAGAAATACCCGAACCAGCGCTTTTACAACGTAGACACAAGATGCGTATCCGGCGGACTGGGACTTCTCGTATTCAAGGTAATAGAGCTTCGCGACGCGGGCAAGAGCTTTGATGAAACGATAGAGTGGATAGAGGCAAACAAGCTGAAGGTGATACACCGCTTCACGGTAGACGACCTTGAATATTTAAAGCGCGGCGGCAGAGTATCGAACGCGGCGGCGCTCATAGGCTCCATGCTTTCTATCAAGCCCGTTTTATACGTGCCGGACGACGGCTCTCTTACGGTAGGCTCAAAGGCGCGCGGAAGAAAGATAGCATTAAACCGCATACTTGAATCTATGAAGGGCGATTTAAAAGAGCCGGACGGCCAGACGATACTTATAAATCACGCCGACTGCCTCGCCGACGCCGAATTTATGAAGGCGAAGGTGCTTGAGCTGTTCCCGACCGTAAAGGAAGTAAAGATATGCGGCCTCGGCGTTATCATAGGCGCGCACTGCGGCCCCGGTCTTTTCACCATATTTTACATGGGCAGCGACAGACACGCATAA
- the rpiB gene encoding ribose 5-phosphate isomerase B codes for MKKIAIGSDHGGFILKGEVISHLKQNGYEVKDYGTYSDESCDYPDYAALVGEAVSAGEYECGILICGTGIGVSIAANKIKGIRAACVSDTFSAKMCRAHNNANILCFGERVVGHGLAMELVDAYLETEFEGDRHIHRIEKISALEQK; via the coding sequence ATGAAAAAAATAGCTATCGGCAGCGATCACGGCGGATTTATTCTGAAAGGGGAAGTAATATCGCACTTAAAGCAGAACGGATACGAGGTCAAGGATTACGGCACGTATTCCGACGAGTCGTGCGACTATCCCGATTATGCCGCGCTTGTAGGAGAGGCGGTGTCCGCGGGAGAATATGAATGCGGTATACTCATATGCGGCACGGGCATAGGAGTATCCATTGCCGCAAATAAGATAAAGGGCATACGCGCGGCGTGTGTTTCGGACACGTTTTCGGCAAAAATGTGCAGAGCGCACAATAATGCGAATATTCTGTGCTTCGGTGAGCGGGTTGTGGGACACGGGCTTGCAATGGAGCTTGTAGACGCATATCTTGAGACCGAGTTCGAGGGCGACCGTCACATACATCGTATTGAAAAAATATCCGCGCTTGAACAAAAATAA
- the tsaB gene encoding tRNA (adenosine(37)-N6)-threonylcarbamoyltransferase complex dimerization subunit type 1 TsaB gives MIILSVDSSAKAAAAAVCDDTKPLSHVFVNTALTHSQTLLTLIDEALKNAGVQLKDVGLIAVSNGPGSFTGVRIGVSLVKGLAFGRDVMCAGVSTLEAIARNTEDFGGVCCAVMDARNNQVYNALFGIDATDFKRLTPDRAISTAELRGELSFIKERITLAGDGADLAYEQFKDMKNVSIANDTAKLQNAVSVARAAFYMYKEGKCVSAEELSVNYLRLSQAEREYEKKLKGEKTGK, from the coding sequence GTGATAATACTTTCCGTAGATTCAAGCGCAAAGGCGGCCGCCGCAGCCGTATGCGATGATACAAAGCCTTTGAGCCATGTGTTTGTGAATACTGCGCTCACTCATTCGCAGACGCTTCTTACGCTTATAGACGAGGCGCTTAAAAACGCCGGCGTACAGCTTAAAGACGTGGGTCTTATCGCGGTATCAAACGGTCCCGGTTCGTTTACGGGGGTGCGCATAGGCGTATCTTTGGTAAAGGGCCTTGCGTTCGGGCGAGACGTTATGTGCGCCGGAGTATCGACGCTCGAGGCTATAGCGCGAAACACAGAGGACTTCGGCGGAGTTTGCTGCGCCGTTATGGATGCAAGGAATAATCAGGTATATAACGCCCTGTTCGGTATAGATGCAACAGATTTCAAAAGACTTACGCCCGACCGCGCCATAAGCACGGCCGAGCTTAGAGGCGAGCTTTCCTTTATAAAAGAGAGGATAACGCTTGCGGGCGACGGGGCGGACCTTGCGTATGAACAGTTCAAAGACATGAAAAATGTAAGCATAGCTAACGATACGGCCAAGCTTCAAAACGCCGTATCGGTAGCCCGCGCGGCATTTTATATGTATAAAGAGGGAAAATGCGTAAGCGCAGAGGAGCTTTCGGTAAATTATCTCAGGCTTTCTCAGGCTGAACGCGAATATGAAAAAAAGCTCAAAGGGGAAAAAACGGGGAAATGA
- the tsaE gene encoding tRNA (adenosine(37)-N6)-threonylcarbamoyltransferase complex ATPase subunit type 1 TsaE: MEYFSNSQKQTEYIAAQFAKKLKAGDTVALFGDLGAGKTAFVRGIAQALGVSEHVTSPTFVILNEYPGKLTLYHFDMYRLEGAGEDELNDVGFFEYAGGDGVCAIEWSEYIEDFLPDGCFRVTITLTDEDERARRITITREGGESA, translated from the coding sequence ATGGAGTATTTTTCAAATTCACAGAAACAAACTGAATATATCGCCGCCCAGTTTGCAAAAAAATTAAAGGCGGGCGATACAGTCGCGCTTTTCGGAGACCTGGGAGCGGGAAAGACGGCCTTTGTTCGCGGTATCGCGCAGGCTTTGGGTGTAAGCGAGCATGTTACGAGCCCCACATTCGTTATACTTAACGAGTATCCGGGAAAGCTTACGCTTTACCACTTCGATATGTACAGACTCGAGGGCGCGGGCGAGGATGAATTAAACGACGTCGGCTTTTTTGAATACGCCGGAGGCGACGGCGTGTGCGCGATAGAATGGAGCGAATATATAGAAGATTTTCTCCCCGACGGATGTTTTCGCGTTACGATAACGCTGACAGACGAAGACGAACGCGCACGGCGCATAACGATCACACGCGAGGGCGGTGAGTCGGCGTGA
- a CDS encoding formate--tetrahydrofolate ligase yields the protein MQSDIDIAKNAKMLPIAEVGERLGLTPDDLELYGKYKAKVSAEAIRRMGKKPQGKLILVTAVNPTPAGEGKTTMSVGLGEAFARLGKNAVITLREPSLGPVFGMKGGAAGGGYAQVVPMEDINLHFTGDMHAVTAANNLLCAVIDNHIKHGNELSIDPRRIVFGRVMDMNDRMLRSMVVGLGGIPNGTPREESFTITVASEIMAVLCLATDISDLKARFGEITVAYTYDGAPVMCKDLKVQGAMAALMKDAVLPNLVQTLENTPCLIHGGPFANIAHGCNSIIATKLALSMADYTVTEAGFGADLGAEKFLNIVSPRIGKTPDCVVLVATVRALKYNGGVKKGDLGEENVAAVREGIKNLEAHIDNLKAFGMNIVVALNSFYKDTEAEVAEVRALCEKKGVPMEVSRAFELGGKGSLKLAQTVVRVCAKPSMFKSTYEKEDPIRVKIEKIAKNIYGASNVIFSSHAEKKLLEINMRGLDTLPVCMAKTQYSLSDDPAQLGRPKNFAITVKEIVPKTGAGFIVVLTGDIMTMPGLPKRPSAENIDINDDMEISGLF from the coding sequence TTGCAAAGCGATATAGATATAGCAAAAAACGCGAAAATGCTCCCGATCGCCGAGGTGGGCGAAAGGTTAGGACTTACGCCCGACGATCTGGAGCTTTACGGAAAATATAAAGCGAAAGTTTCTGCCGAAGCTATTCGCCGCATGGGAAAAAAGCCGCAGGGCAAGCTGATACTCGTGACAGCCGTAAATCCCACGCCTGCGGGCGAGGGAAAAACTACGATGAGCGTAGGTCTGGGAGAGGCTTTTGCAAGGCTTGGGAAAAACGCCGTGATAACATTGCGCGAGCCGTCTTTGGGCCCCGTTTTCGGCATGAAGGGCGGCGCGGCAGGCGGCGGATATGCGCAAGTCGTGCCCATGGAGGACATAAATTTACATTTCACGGGCGATATGCACGCGGTAACGGCGGCCAACAACCTTTTGTGCGCCGTTATAGACAATCATATAAAGCACGGAAACGAGCTTTCGATAGATCCGCGCAGGATAGTATTCGGGCGCGTTATGGACATGAACGACCGTATGCTTCGTTCGATGGTGGTGGGTCTTGGCGGCATACCGAACGGAACGCCCCGCGAGGAGAGCTTTACAATAACCGTTGCAAGCGAGATAATGGCCGTGCTCTGCCTTGCTACGGACATTTCCGATCTAAAGGCGCGCTTCGGTGAGATAACGGTGGCGTATACATACGACGGGGCTCCCGTTATGTGTAAGGACTTAAAGGTACAGGGGGCAATGGCGGCGCTTATGAAAGACGCCGTGCTTCCCAATCTTGTTCAGACCCTTGAGAACACGCCCTGTCTTATCCACGGCGGCCCGTTTGCAAATATAGCGCACGGCTGCAATTCGATAATCGCAACAAAGCTTGCGCTTTCCATGGCTGATTACACCGTTACCGAGGCGGGCTTCGGCGCCGACTTGGGCGCGGAGAAGTTTTTGAATATTGTAAGCCCCCGGATAGGAAAAACGCCGGACTGCGTGGTGCTGGTGGCCACTGTGCGCGCGCTTAAATACAACGGCGGCGTGAAAAAGGGCGACTTGGGTGAGGAGAACGTGGCCGCGGTGCGCGAGGGGATCAAAAATCTCGAAGCTCATATAGATAATCTAAAGGCTTTCGGCATGAATATAGTCGTAGCTTTGAACAGCTTTTATAAGGATACCGAGGCGGAGGTGGCCGAGGTTCGCGCTCTGTGCGAAAAGAAGGGCGTTCCGATGGAAGTATCGCGCGCCTTCGAGCTGGGCGGCAAGGGGTCTTTAAAGCTTGCGCAGACGGTAGTAAGAGTATGCGCAAAGCCGTCTATGTTTAAGAGCACTTATGAAAAAGAAGACCCTATAAGAGTGAAAATAGAGAAGATAGCCAAAAACATTTACGGCGCGTCAAATGTCATTTTTTCGTCGCACGCCGAGAAAAAGCTTTTGGAGATAAATATGAGAGGGCTTGATACGCTGCCCGTATGCATGGCGAAGACGCAGTATTCGCTTTCAGACGACCCGGCGCAGCTGGGACGCCCAAAAAACTTTGCGATAACCGTTAAAGAGATAGTGCCGAAAACGGGCGCGGGATTTATCGTAGTGCTTACAGGCGATATCATGACGATGCCGGGCCTTCCCAAGCGTCCCTCGGCGGAGAATATAGACATAAACGACGATATGGAGATATCCGGACTGTTTTAA
- a CDS encoding tautomerase family protein → MPHIHIDSIPGRDEANKKKIAEALLNALVESAPVPKEYCYVTFGEVKREDWLEYDKNVISAKPEELYFYKGEAKK, encoded by the coding sequence ATGCCGCACATTCACATTGATTCCATCCCCGGAAGAGACGAGGCCAACAAGAAAAAGATAGCCGAGGCGCTTTTAAACGCGCTCGTAGAGTCCGCTCCCGTTCCGAAGGAGTATTGCTACGTTACCTTCGGCGAGGTAAAGCGCGAGGATTGGCTCGAATACGACAAGAACGTAATAAGCGCAAAGCCCGAGGAGTTATACTTCTATAAGGGCGAGGCAAAGAAGTAA
- a CDS encoding NFACT family protein has product MSLDGIFLYGLCRELSDECRGARVERINQPQRDELVLTLHTDNGQRRLIICANPDSARVHFTRQQRENPVSAPMFCMLLRKHLGGARIFGVFQKGVERALEIRFDAYDEFGDKVQKSLVIEIMGRFSNIIFIDEKGVIIDSIKRVDVTTSSQRLVLPKLLYEAPPPQEKTYPFGHSKEEIFGLLSCERFSLMTAEKALLECFLGLSPIVSREIAFRAKVSGVKLCEAGNDALEGLSKAAYEHFLKAESYDTTAFMLAQKDTHRPAYFSYLPILQYGERFDARGFESFSALLDEFYAARDAADIHARRTARLHKLISNNIDRASKKINIQLAELKDARDREKLKLYGDLITANVYRMKKGDRELVADNFFEEGQPKVSIPLDIRLTPAQNAQKFYKAYRRKKSAESYLSKQTEITREELMYLETVMESLSRADGEAALSQIKEELAAGGYYLDGSLKKKGGKEKRKPPKKQSFAFLEYKSPSGVRILCGKNNLQNDHLTLEWARPEYTWLHAKNIPGAHVVICEPFYETDDETLLFAARVAAANCAASKSPRVEIDYTQIKNVKRAAGKKPGMVYYVKQRTILAEPYKNKT; this is encoded by the coding sequence ATGTCATTAGACGGTATTTTTCTTTACGGGCTGTGCCGGGAACTAAGCGACGAATGCAGGGGAGCGAGGGTGGAGCGCATAAACCAGCCGCAGCGCGACGAGCTTGTTTTGACGCTTCATACCGATAACGGCCAAAGACGACTTATCATATGCGCAAATCCCGACAGCGCGCGCGTCCATTTTACAAGGCAGCAGCGCGAGAACCCCGTTTCGGCGCCAATGTTTTGTATGCTTTTAAGAAAGCATCTCGGCGGCGCGCGCATTTTTGGCGTTTTTCAAAAAGGGGTGGAGCGCGCGCTTGAGATAAGGTTCGACGCATACGACGAGTTTGGAGACAAGGTGCAAAAAAGCCTTGTCATAGAGATAATGGGGCGCTTTTCAAATATCATTTTCATTGATGAAAAGGGCGTTATAATAGATTCAATAAAGCGGGTGGACGTTACAACAAGCTCGCAGCGCCTCGTGCTTCCTAAGCTTTTGTATGAGGCGCCGCCTCCGCAGGAAAAAACGTATCCTTTCGGACATTCCAAAGAGGAGATATTCGGCCTTCTTTCTTGTGAACGGTTTTCTTTAATGACGGCGGAAAAGGCGCTTCTTGAGTGCTTTTTGGGGCTTTCTCCGATAGTGTCGCGCGAGATCGCATTTAGGGCCAAAGTTTCGGGAGTAAAGCTGTGCGAAGCGGGAAACGACGCGCTTGAAGGGCTTTCAAAGGCGGCGTATGAGCATTTCTTAAAAGCAGAGAGCTATGATACGACAGCGTTTATGCTGGCGCAAAAGGATACGCACAGGCCGGCGTATTTTTCTTATCTGCCGATACTTCAATACGGTGAGCGCTTTGATGCGCGCGGATTCGAGTCGTTTTCTGCGCTGCTCGACGAGTTTTACGCCGCGCGAGATGCGGCCGACATACACGCCCGCCGCACGGCCCGGCTTCATAAGCTTATCTCAAACAATATAGACAGAGCTTCTAAAAAAATAAACATACAGCTTGCGGAGCTTAAAGACGCGCGCGACCGCGAAAAGCTCAAGCTTTACGGCGACCTTATAACGGCAAACGTGTACCGCATGAAAAAGGGCGACCGTGAGCTTGTTGCCGATAATTTCTTTGAAGAGGGACAGCCCAAAGTCTCTATACCGCTTGACATACGGCTTACGCCCGCGCAGAATGCGCAAAAGTTCTACAAGGCGTACAGAAGAAAGAAATCGGCGGAAAGCTATCTTTCAAAGCAGACCGAGATAACGCGCGAGGAGCTTATGTATCTTGAAACGGTAATGGAATCGCTTTCAAGAGCCGACGGAGAGGCCGCCCTTTCGCAGATAAAAGAGGAGCTTGCGGCCGGCGGATATTATCTTGACGGCAGCCTTAAAAAAAAGGGCGGCAAAGAAAAAAGAAAACCGCCGAAAAAACAGTCTTTCGCGTTCCTTGAATATAAGTCGCCTTCGGGCGTGCGCATACTGTGCGGAAAAAATAATCTGCAAAACGATCATCTCACGCTTGAGTGGGCGCGCCCCGAATATACGTGGCTCCATGCGAAAAACATACCGGGAGCGCACGTTGTGATATGCGAGCCGTTTTATGAAACAGACGATGAAACGCTGCTTTTTGCCGCGCGCGTGGCTGCGGCGAACTGCGCCGCCTCAAAATCGCCTAGGGTGGAGATAGATTATACTCAAATAAAGAACGTAAAGCGCGCGGCGGGGAAAAAGCCCGGCATGGTCTATTATGTAAAACAGAGAACGATTTTGGCCGAGCCTTATAAAAATAAAACGTAA
- a CDS encoding S-layer homology domain-containing protein produces the protein MKKLFHIVLLAAILAVCFTSAPFAYASDIADEAELFSNDDNDAYIKIALIDTGVTDKHALMDPDKILTGRNYVFNNEDTEDRVGHGTYIASIIIGAEGIAAASEHAAIVPLVYYGISPSMPEGSMVTFMCSAIYDAIDVYGCRVINISAGIASDNRQLKAAVEYAESMGAVVVSAVGNANEKTPSAVYYPAAYESVIGVGAVDGEGKAAAFSQRNESVMIAAKGVNIPSVSLDDESDYMLVSGTSYSTAFVSALAADLLSQNGDLTPAQIRHIITATAKRSDEKKYDTKTGYGVIDKDAAMEYCLDMISKKALVFIDVREDSWYFEAIDNALSLGYMNGVKEDRFMPDACLTRAMTAAALQRKAGVGLYSADTRVFKDVPYEAWYKDAVSWAYNAGVVTGYAGGTFRPDAYITREDFCVMLYRLSGEEGVDDSFVMSFSDSAEISQYAYDAVKWAVSRRIINGTDKGEFKPKSYITRAQAAAMLTRG, from the coding sequence ATGAAAAAGCTTTTTCACATAGTATTGCTTGCGGCGATACTTGCCGTTTGCTTTACGTCGGCGCCTTTTGCTTACGCTTCGGATATCGCAGATGAAGCCGAGCTTTTTTCAAATGATGATAACGACGCTTATATAAAGATAGCTCTTATAGATACGGGCGTTACCGACAAGCATGCGCTTATGGATCCCGACAAGATACTCACAGGGCGAAATTATGTGTTTAATAACGAAGATACCGAGGACAGGGTAGGTCATGGCACGTATATTGCCAGTATAATAATAGGAGCCGAAGGAATAGCGGCCGCAAGCGAACACGCGGCGATAGTGCCGCTTGTGTATTACGGCATTTCGCCGAGCATGCCCGAAGGCAGCATGGTCACCTTTATGTGCAGCGCGATATACGACGCGATAGACGTTTACGGCTGCCGCGTTATAAATATAAGCGCGGGCATAGCCTCGGACAACAGACAATTAAAGGCGGCGGTAGAGTATGCCGAAAGCATGGGCGCCGTAGTTGTGTCCGCCGTGGGCAACGCAAACGAAAAAACGCCGTCCGCCGTGTATTATCCCGCGGCATACGAAAGCGTTATAGGCGTAGGCGCGGTAGACGGCGAGGGGAAAGCCGCCGCCTTTTCGCAGCGCAACGAAAGCGTTATGATAGCGGCCAAGGGAGTAAATATCCCCTCGGTATCGCTCGACGACGAAAGCGATTATATGCTTGTAAGCGGCACGTCGTACTCAACTGCCTTTGTTTCTGCTCTCGCCGCCGATCTTTTAAGCCAAAACGGCGATCTTACGCCTGCGCAGATAAGGCATATAATCACTGCAACAGCCAAAAGATCGGATGAAAAAAAGTATGACACAAAAACGGGATACGGAGTGATAGACAAAGACGCCGCCATGGAATACTGCTTGGATATGATATCAAAAAAGGCGCTCGTCTTTATTGATGTGAGGGAGGATTCGTGGTATTTTGAGGCAATAGATAATGCGCTTTCCTTGGGTTACATGAACGGCGTGAAAGAAGACAGATTTATGCCCGACGCCTGTCTTACGCGCGCCATGACGGCGGCGGCGCTTCAAAGAAAGGCGGGCGTGGGCCTTTATTCGGCGGATACGCGTGTCTTTAAAGACGTGCCGTATGAGGCATGGTATAAAGACGCCGTTTCGTGGGCGTATAACGCCGGCGTCGTTACGGGATACGCCGGAGGAACGTTTCGCCCCGACGCGTATATAACGCGCGAGGACTTCTGCGTTATGCTTTACAGGCTTTCGGGCGAAGAGGGCGTAGACGACAGCTTCGTTATGTCGTTTTCCGATTCGGCTGAAATATCGCAGTATGCTTACGATGCGGTAAAATGGGCGGTAAGCAGGAGAATAATAAACGGTACCGACAAGGGAGAGTTCAAGCCCAAAAGCTACATAACGCGCGCTCAGGCTGCCGCAATGCTTACGCGCGGATAA